A part of Anabas testudineus chromosome 7, fAnaTes1.2, whole genome shotgun sequence genomic DNA contains:
- the LOC113167033 gene encoding V-type proton ATPase subunit S1-like yields the protein MAGPRRERLVAFIWGFFALFATGSSTAQVPLIIWSSDGLPPLASPAAGHIISNDQLTSYLTSAFSSGSRTVLLFLQDKLSKEDFTVFGGVFGNKQDSAFQNLEAALQSSYSSATLPALEWSGSSSILTLLQDKLGVSPLLVDADTLSHLSINTSVSNLLLINLPYCTGLHKSCKEVLHGNDEIIGEVLNFMKTKNVPYTAIYTGLQPSRVVSEISMPSQPVGRSLLQSVETGVKPPIMFNVSGSPCIMLWAQNISVKVSNTGQWINLATQTPSTTGSRCDNTNAVLVLNYNSQYTLSFMMSRRFYPVSARNWFTLDSVQLQYQGQSLSFIGSRFLTAPAEYSFHCQSVTSYQEPLLVPNSTNQVTSQWQLNLVDFQIQGFGLNNKTSFSYASDCSAFFTPGIWMGLVTTLVLLLILVYGIHMITQLTTMDRFDDPKGPTISVPQTE from the exons ATGGCAGGACCGAGACGAGAGCGACTAGTGGCTTTTATTTGGGGTTTCTTCGCCCTTTTCGCTACAGGGAGCTCCACTGCTCAAGTGCCTCTCATAATATGGTCCAGTGACGG ATTGCCACCACTGGCCTCACCTGCGGCTGGTCACATTATATCCAATGACCAGCTGACTTCCTACCTCACCTCCGCCTTTAGCTCTGGTTCCCGCACCGTGCTGCTCTTTCTGCAGGACAAG TTAAGCAAGGAGGACTTTACAGTCTTTGGTGGAGTGTTTGGAAACAAACAGGATAGTGCCTTTCAAAACCTTGAG GCTGCCTTGCAGTCGTCTTACTCATCAGCGACGCTTCCAGCTTTAGAGTGGTCGGGCTCCTCTTCCATCCTGACTCTGCTGCAGGACAAGCTCGGTGTATCTCCCCTACTCGTAGACGCAGACACGCTGTCGCATCTCAGCATCAACACATCTGTCAGCAATCTGCTGCTCATCAATCTTCCTTATTGCACTGG CTTGCACAAGTCCTGCAAAGAAGTCCTGCATGGAAATG atgagattATTGGGGAAGTTCTAAATTTCATGAAAACCAAAAATGTCCCATATACTGCGATCTACACAGGACTTCAGCCATCACGA GTGGTTTCAGAGATATCGATGCCTAGCCAGCCTGTGGGTCGGTCTTTGCTCCAGTCAGTCGAAACCGGTGTCAAACCTCCCATCATGTTTAATGTATCTGGTAGCCCTTGCATAATGCTCTGGGCTCAGAATATCAGTGTCAAAGTGTCAAACACTGGACAATGGATTAACCTCGCTACACAAACACCTTCAACCACAGGATCCAGGTGTGACAACACTAACGCAGT gCTTGTCCTCAATTATAATTCACAATATACACTAAG TTTTATGATGAGTCGAAGATTCTATCCTGTGTCTGCACGAAACTGGTTCACCCTGGACTCTGTGCAACTGCAGTATCAGGGGCAAAGTCTTTCTTTCATTGGGAGCCGCTTCCTCACTGCCCCAGCAGAGTATTCCTTCCACTGTCAGTCTGTCACCAGCTACCAAGAGCCTCTGCTAGTGCCAAACTCCACCAACCAAGTTACATCTCAGTGGCAGCTCAATTTAGTCGACTTCCAG ATTCAGGGCTTCggtttgaataataaaacaagtttcTCCTATGCCAGTGACTGTTCAGCCTTCTTCACTCCAGGGATTTGGATGGGGCTAGTGACCACACTGGTCCTTCTGTTGATTCTCGTGTATGGGATCCACATGATTACGCAGCTAACCACCATGGATCGATTTGATGACCCCAAAGGTCCAACGATTTCAGTGCCTCAGACAGAGTGA
- the gdi1 gene encoding rab GDP dissociation inhibitor alpha: MDEEYDVIVLGTGLTECILSGIMSVNGKKVLHMDRNPYYGGESSSITPLEELYKRFTLPDSPPESMGRGRDWNVDLIPKFLMANGQLVKMLLYTEVTRYLDFKVVEGSFVYKGGKIYKVPSTETEALASNLMGMFEKRRFRKFLVFVANFDENDPKTFEGVDPKTTTMRDVYKKFDLGQDVIDFTGHALALYRTDDYLDVPCLETINRIKLYSESLARYGKSPYLYPLYGLGELPQGFARLSAIYGGTYMLNKPVDEIVMEDGHVVGVKSEGEVARCKQLICDPSYIPDRVRKAGQVIRVICILSHPIKNTNDANSCQIIIPQNQVNRNSDIYVCMISYAHNVAAQGKYIAIVSTTVETSEPEAEIEPALELLEPIDQKFVAISDLYEPTDDGTESQVFASRSYDATTHFETTCNDIKDIYKRMTGSDFDFENMKRKQNDVFGEDEQ, from the exons ATGGATGAGGAATATGATGTGATCGTTTTGGGCACCGGACTCACA GAATGCATTCTGTCCGGGATCATGTCTGTGAATGGGAAGAAGGTTCTGCACATGGACAGGAACCCATACTATGGTGGTGAGAGCTCGTCCATCACCCCCCTGGAGGAG CTGTACAAGCGCTTTACTCTCCCAGATAGCCCACCTGAGTCAATGGGCAGAGGTAGAGACTGGAACGTTGACCTCATCCCCAAGTTTCTCATGGCCAATG GGCAGCTTGTGAAGATGCTGCTATACACAGAAGTGACACGGTACCTTGACTTTAAGGTTGTGGAGGGAAGCTTCGTCTACAAAGGAGGAAAGATCTACAAGGTGCCGTCCACAGAGACTGAGGCGCTAGCTTCAA ATCTGATGGGGATGTTTGAGAAGCGAAGGTTCCGTAAGTTCTTAGTCTTTGTGGCCAACTTTGATGAGAATGACCCCAAGACCTTTGAGGGTGTGGACCCCAAAACCACAACAATGAGGGACGTTTACAAGAAGTTTGACCTCGGTCAGGATGTCATTGACTTCACCGGCCACGCCCTGGCCCTCTACAGGACAGATGA CTATCTTGATGTTCCCTGTTTGGAGACGATCAATCGCATCAAACTGTACAGCGAATCGCTGGCGCGGTATGGGAAGAGCCCCTACCTCTACCCACTGTACGGTCTGGGAGAGCTGCCACAGGGATTTGCCAG GTTGAGTGCAATCTATGGAGGAACCTACATGCTGAACAAACCAGTGGATGAGATTGTGATGGAAGATGGACATGTGGTTGGCGTGAAGTCTGAGGGCGAG GTGGCTCGTTGTAAGCAGCTCATCTGTGACCCCAGCTACATCCCTGACCGTGTCCGTAAGGCGGGCCAGGTGATCCGCGTAATCTGCATCCTCAGCCACCCCATCAAAAACACTAATGATGCCAACTCCTGCCAGATCATCATTCCTCAGAATCAGGTTAACCGCAACTCAG ACATCTACGTGTGCATGATCTCCTATGCTCACAACGTGGCAGCCCAGGGGAAGTACATTGCCATTGTCAGCACCACAGTGGAAACCAGCGAGCCCGAGGCTGAGATAGAACCAGccctggagctgctggagccCATCGACCAAAA GTTTGTGGCTATTAGTGATCTTTATGAGCCCACAGATGATGGTACTGAGAGCCAG GTCTTCGCATCAAGGTCCTACGATGCCACCACTCACTTCGAGACCACTTGCAACGACATCAAGGACATCTACAAACGTATGACCGGGAGCGACTTTGACTTTGAGAACATGAAGCGCAAACAGAACGATGTGTTCGGGGAGGATGAGCAGTGA